Proteins from a genomic interval of Amycolatopsis sp. cg13:
- a CDS encoding PadR family transcriptional regulator, which translates to MGKQATEMLKGTLEGIVLAILAGRPAYGYEITSWLRERGFTDLAEGTVYALLVRIEQRGLVDVEKVPSEKGPPRKVYSLNAPGRASLDEFWRNWRFLSDRLEQLRKEGIEHGE; encoded by the coding sequence ATGGGCAAGCAGGCGACGGAGATGCTCAAGGGGACCTTGGAGGGCATCGTCCTCGCGATTCTCGCCGGGCGGCCCGCCTACGGGTACGAGATCACCTCCTGGTTGCGCGAACGGGGGTTCACCGATCTCGCCGAGGGCACCGTTTACGCGTTGCTCGTGCGGATCGAGCAGCGCGGGCTCGTCGACGTCGAGAAAGTGCCGTCCGAGAAAGGGCCGCCGCGGAAGGTTTATTCGCTGAACGCTCCGGGGAGAGCGAGTCTCGACGAATTCTGGCGGAACTGGCGGTTTCTCTCGGACCGGCTCGAACAGCTGCGCAAGGAGGGAATCGAACATGGGGAATGA
- a CDS encoding ABC transporter ATP-binding protein, with the protein MTAPAIRVRGLRKSYGKLEVLRGVDFEVARGSIFALLGSNGAGKTTVVRILSTLLKADAGEAEVNGFAVAGQGADVRESISLTGQFAAVDEILTGRENLVLVAKLRHLKNPGAIADGLLERFALTDAGARKVSTYSGGMRRRLDIAMSLIGDPQVIFLDEPTTGLDPQARNDVWKAVEELAGQGATVLLTTQYLDEAEHLADRIAILHEGRVLVNGTLAELKQLLPPAKVEYVEKQPTLEDAFFSLVGNGSKGEGR; encoded by the coding sequence ATGACGGCGCCGGCGATTCGGGTGCGGGGGTTGCGAAAGTCGTACGGGAAGCTGGAGGTGCTGCGCGGGGTCGATTTCGAGGTGGCGCGGGGCAGTATTTTCGCGCTTCTCGGGTCGAACGGGGCGGGCAAGACGACGGTCGTGCGGATTTTGTCCACGTTGCTCAAGGCCGACGCGGGGGAGGCGGAGGTGAACGGCTTCGCGGTCGCCGGCCAGGGGGCGGACGTGCGCGAGTCGATCAGCCTCACCGGGCAGTTCGCGGCGGTCGACGAAATCCTTACCGGGCGCGAGAATCTGGTGCTGGTCGCCAAGCTGCGCCATCTCAAGAACCCGGGCGCGATCGCGGACGGGCTGCTGGAGCGGTTCGCGTTGACTGACGCCGGTGCGCGGAAGGTGTCGACGTATTCGGGGGGTATGCGTCGCCGTCTCGACATCGCGATGAGCTTGATCGGGGACCCGCAGGTCATTTTCCTCGACGAACCGACGACCGGGCTCGATCCGCAGGCGCGCAACGACGTCTGGAAGGCGGTGGAGGAACTCGCCGGGCAGGGGGCGACGGTGCTGCTCACCACCCAGTATCTGGACGAGGCCGAACATCTCGCCGACCGGATCGCGATCCTGCACGAGGGGCGGGTGCTCGTGAACGGCACGCTCGCCGAGCTCAAGCAGCTGCTTCCGCCGGCCAAGGTCGAGTACGTCGAGAAGCAGCCGACGCTGGAAGACGCCTTCTTTTCCCTTGTCGGCAACGGAAGCAAGGGGGAAGGGCGATGA
- a CDS encoding DUF1048 domain-containing protein — protein MGNESKSRYLHYLEVVTGPLEDKKRYRRYKARVEELPPDYRTAIKALHRYLQYFGPGTAESHLRMLDDLIDLFEQSVANGTTVREIVGDEPVEFAEEFLRSYPEGNWISRERAKLTESIDRAAGGVQ, from the coding sequence ATGGGGAATGAATCCAAGAGCAGGTATCTGCATTATCTGGAAGTGGTCACCGGCCCGCTGGAGGACAAGAAGCGGTACCGGCGGTACAAGGCACGCGTAGAGGAGTTGCCGCCGGACTATCGGACGGCGATCAAGGCGTTGCACCGGTATCTGCAGTACTTCGGGCCGGGGACGGCGGAGAGTCATCTGCGGATGCTGGACGATCTCATCGACCTGTTCGAGCAGAGCGTGGCGAACGGGACGACCGTCCGGGAAATTGTCGGTGACGAGCCGGTCGAGTTCGCGGAAGAGTTTCTCCGGAGTTATCCCGAGGGGAACTGGATTTCCCGGGAGCGGGCGAAGTTGACCGAATCAATCGATCGCGCCGCGGGGGGAGTGCAATGA
- a CDS encoding multifunctional oxoglutarate decarboxylase/oxoglutarate dehydrogenase thiamine pyrophosphate-binding subunit/dihydrolipoyllysine-residue succinyltransferase subunit has translation MASSSPASQFGANEWLVEEMYERFLADPQSVDAAWHDFFADYKPTPGGNGTQAGGNGEVKASAPAPAAKTAPSAKTPAAPAASAPAAKAPAAKAPAAKPAPAAKPAAAAPAAKSAPESKQLRGAAAAIAKNMDASLAVPTATSVRAVPAKLMADNRIVINNHLKRTRGGKISFTHLIGYAMVRALKDFPNMNRHYQLIDGKPFAITPEHVNFGLAIDMKGKDDSRTLVVASIKATENMTFMQFWQAYEEIVKKARTNKLTADDFAGTTISLTNPGGIGTNHSVPRLQAGQGAIIGVGAMQYPASFEGTSEKTLVDLAVSKIMTLTSTYDHRIIQGAESGEFLKRIHELLLGEDGFYDDVFTSLRLPYEPIRWVADIPDGPVDKTARVMELIEAFRMRGHLMADTDPLNYRQRSHHDLDVLSHGLTLWDLDREFAVGDFSSRERMKLRDILGVLRDSYCRTVGVEYTHILDPEERGWIQERVEVRHSKPEPSAQKYILSKLNAAEAFETFLQTKYVGQKRFSLEGGETAIPLLDTILDKAAEHELDEVVIGMPHRGRLNVLANIVGKPISQIFQEFEGNLDPGQAHGSGDVKYHLGAEGKYFRMFGDGETRVSLASNPSHLETVDPVLEGIVRAKQDVLDKGGEGYTVLPVLMHGDAAFAGQGVVAETLNLALLRGYRTGGTVHVVVNNQVGFTTAPEHSRSSQYATDVAKMIGAPVFHVNGDDPEAAHWVAKLAVDYRQAFHKDVVIDLVCYRRRGHNEGDDPSMTQPAMYDIIDSKRSVRKTYTESLIGRGDISVEEAEAALRDFSSQLEHVFNEVRELERHPAKASPSVEGEQQIPAKVTTAVSREVVEKIGDAFVNLPEGFTPHPRVKPVMERRHKMSREGGIDWAFGELLAFGSLALEGRLVRLSGQDSRRGTFTQRHSVFIDRKNGQEYSPLQHLADGQGRVMIYDSALSEYAAVGFEYGYSVANSEALVMWEAQFGDFVNGAQTVIDEYISSGEAKWGQRSDVVLLLPHGHEGQGPDHTSGRIERFLSLCAEASMTVAVPSTPANYFHLLRRHALDGIQRPLIVFTPKSMLRNKAATSSVEDVTGQSRFMSVIDDATQDPAKVRKVLLTSGKLYWELVAEREKRGADDVAIVRIEQYYPLPKKKLLAAVERYTNAQQIAWVQEEPENQGAWPFFGLNLPRKFPEFFGGLDVVARRPMAAPSAGSSKVHEVEQKALIAKAFD, from the coding sequence GTGGCCAGCAGCAGTCCCGCATCGCAGTTCGGTGCCAATGAGTGGCTCGTCGAAGAAATGTACGAGCGGTTTCTCGCGGACCCCCAGTCGGTAGACGCCGCCTGGCACGATTTCTTCGCCGACTACAAGCCCACTCCAGGCGGCAACGGCACGCAAGCGGGAGGGAACGGAGAGGTCAAGGCCTCCGCGCCGGCCCCTGCCGCCAAGACCGCCCCGTCCGCCAAGACCCCGGCCGCCCCCGCGGCCAGTGCCCCCGCGGCCAAGGCTCCGGCGGCGAAAGCCCCGGCGGCCAAGCCCGCCCCGGCGGCGAAGCCCGCGGCGGCCGCTCCGGCAGCCAAGTCCGCGCCGGAATCCAAGCAGCTGCGCGGCGCCGCCGCGGCGATCGCCAAGAACATGGACGCCTCGCTCGCCGTGCCGACCGCGACCAGCGTGCGCGCGGTCCCGGCGAAGCTGATGGCGGACAACCGCATCGTCATCAACAACCACCTCAAGCGCACCCGCGGCGGCAAGATCTCCTTCACGCACCTCATCGGCTACGCCATGGTGCGGGCGCTGAAGGACTTCCCGAACATGAACCGGCACTACCAGCTGATCGACGGGAAGCCGTTCGCGATCACGCCGGAGCACGTGAACTTCGGGCTTGCCATCGACATGAAGGGCAAGGACGACTCCCGCACGCTCGTCGTGGCCTCCATCAAGGCCACCGAGAACATGACGTTCATGCAGTTCTGGCAGGCCTACGAGGAGATCGTCAAGAAGGCCCGCACGAACAAGCTCACCGCGGACGACTTCGCGGGCACCACCATCTCGCTCACCAACCCGGGCGGCATCGGCACGAACCACTCGGTGCCGCGGCTGCAGGCGGGCCAGGGCGCGATCATCGGCGTCGGCGCGATGCAGTACCCGGCGTCGTTCGAGGGCACCAGCGAGAAGACCCTGGTCGACCTCGCGGTCAGCAAGATCATGACGCTGACCTCGACCTATGACCACCGCATCATCCAGGGCGCGGAGTCCGGCGAGTTCCTGAAGCGCATTCACGAACTGCTGCTCGGCGAGGACGGCTTCTACGACGACGTCTTCACCAGCCTGCGGCTGCCGTACGAGCCGATCCGCTGGGTCGCCGACATCCCGGACGGCCCGGTCGACAAGACCGCGCGCGTGATGGAGCTGATCGAGGCGTTCCGGATGCGCGGCCACCTGATGGCCGACACCGACCCGCTGAACTACCGCCAGCGCAGCCACCACGACCTGGACGTGCTGAGCCACGGCCTGACCCTGTGGGACCTGGACCGCGAGTTCGCCGTCGGCGACTTCTCCAGCCGCGAGCGGATGAAGCTGCGCGACATCCTCGGCGTGCTGCGCGACTCGTACTGCCGCACGGTCGGCGTCGAGTACACGCACATCCTCGACCCCGAGGAGCGCGGCTGGATCCAGGAGCGCGTCGAGGTCCGGCACAGCAAGCCGGAGCCGTCCGCGCAGAAGTACATCCTGTCGAAGCTCAACGCCGCCGAGGCGTTCGAGACCTTCCTGCAGACCAAGTACGTCGGCCAGAAGCGGTTCTCGCTGGAAGGCGGCGAGACCGCGATCCCGCTGCTGGACACCATCCTGGACAAGGCCGCCGAGCACGAACTCGACGAGGTCGTCATCGGCATGCCGCACCGCGGCCGGCTGAACGTGCTGGCGAACATCGTCGGCAAGCCGATCAGCCAGATCTTCCAGGAGTTCGAGGGCAACCTCGACCCGGGCCAGGCGCACGGCTCCGGCGACGTGAAGTACCACCTCGGGGCCGAGGGCAAGTACTTCCGGATGTTCGGCGACGGCGAGACCCGGGTGTCGCTGGCGTCCAACCCGTCGCACCTGGAGACCGTCGACCCGGTGCTCGAGGGCATCGTCCGCGCCAAGCAGGACGTCCTCGACAAGGGCGGCGAGGGCTACACCGTGCTGCCGGTCCTGATGCACGGCGACGCGGCCTTCGCGGGCCAGGGCGTCGTGGCCGAGACCCTGAACCTGGCGCTGCTGCGCGGCTACCGCACCGGCGGCACCGTGCACGTCGTCGTCAACAACCAGGTCGGCTTCACCACCGCGCCGGAGCACTCGCGGTCCAGCCAGTACGCCACCGACGTCGCGAAGATGATCGGCGCGCCGGTCTTCCACGTGAACGGCGACGACCCCGAAGCCGCGCACTGGGTCGCGAAGCTGGCGGTCGACTACCGCCAGGCGTTCCACAAGGACGTCGTGATCGACCTGGTCTGCTACCGCCGCCGCGGCCACAACGAGGGCGACGACCCGTCGATGACGCAGCCGGCGATGTACGACATCATCGATTCCAAGCGCTCGGTCCGGAAGACCTACACCGAATCGCTGATCGGCCGGGGCGACATCTCCGTCGAGGAGGCCGAGGCCGCGCTGCGCGACTTCTCCAGCCAGCTCGAGCACGTCTTCAACGAGGTCCGCGAACTCGAGCGGCACCCGGCGAAGGCGAGCCCGTCGGTCGAGGGCGAGCAGCAGATCCCGGCGAAGGTCACCACCGCCGTGTCGCGCGAGGTCGTCGAGAAGATCGGCGACGCGTTCGTCAACCTGCCCGAGGGCTTCACCCCGCACCCGCGGGTCAAGCCGGTCATGGAGCGCCGCCACAAGATGTCCCGCGAAGGCGGCATCGACTGGGCCTTCGGCGAACTGCTCGCGTTCGGCTCGCTGGCGCTGGAAGGCCGTCTCGTGCGGCTGTCCGGCCAGGACTCCCGGCGCGGCACCTTCACCCAGCGGCACTCGGTGTTCATCGACCGCAAGAACGGCCAGGAGTACTCGCCGCTGCAGCACCTGGCCGACGGCCAGGGCCGCGTGATGATCTACGACTCGGCGCTGTCGGAGTACGCGGCCGTCGGCTTCGAGTACGGCTACTCGGTGGCGAACTCCGAGGCGCTGGTGATGTGGGAAGCGCAGTTCGGCGACTTCGTCAACGGCGCGCAGACCGTGATCGACGAGTACATCTCCTCCGGCGAGGCCAAGTGGGGCCAGCGCTCGGACGTCGTGCTGCTGCTGCCGCACGGCCACGAGGGCCAGGGCCCGGACCACACGTCCGGCCGGATCGAGCGGTTCCTGTCGCTGTGCGCGGAAGCGTCGATGACCGTCGCGGTGCCCTCCACCCCGGCGAACTACTTCCACCTGCTGCGCCGCCACGCCCTCGACGGCATCCAGCGTCCGCTGATCGTCTTCACCCCGAAGTCGATGCTGCGCAACAAGGCGGCGACCTCGTCGGTCGAGGACGTCACCGGCCAGAGCCGCTTCATGTCGGTCATCGACGACGCGACGCAAGACCCGGCGAAGGTCCGCAAGGTGCTGCTCACCTCGGGCAAGCTCTACTGGGAGCTGGTGGCCGAACGCGAGAAGCGCGGCGCGGACGACGTCGCGATCGTGCGGATCGAGCAGTACTACCCGCTGCCGAAGAAGAAGCTGCTGGCGGCGGTGGAGCGCTACACGAACGCCCAGCAGATCGCGTGGGTCCAGGAGGAGCCGGAAAACCAGGGCGCGTGGCCGTTCTTCGGCCTCAACCTGCCGCGGAAGTTCCCGGAGTTCTTCGGCGGGCTTGACGTGGTGGCGCGGCGTCCGATGGCCGCCCCGTCGGCCGGTTCGTCCAAGGTGCACGAGGTCGAGCAGAAGGCGTTGATCGCCAAGGCGTTCGACTGA
- a CDS encoding ABC transporter permease yields MSNHFIGDSSVLLGRSLRHITRSLDTIITTTITPIIMLLLFTYVLGGAINSGSESYVTYLLPGILLITIASGIAYTAFRLFLDLKGGIFERFQSMPIARSAVLWAHVLTSVIANLISVAVVVLVAFAMGFRTSAGPLAWLAVLGIVVLFTLALTWVAVIPGLTAKSADGASAFSYPLIFLPFVSSAFVPTGTMPGPVRAFAEHQPVTSIVNTIRDLFAERPVGSGIWTALAWCVGILVVAYVFANVIYRRKIS; encoded by the coding sequence ATGAGCAACCACTTCATCGGCGACAGTTCGGTCCTGTTAGGACGGTCGCTGCGGCACATCACCCGCAGCCTCGACACGATCATCACCACGACGATCACGCCGATCATCATGCTGCTGCTCTTCACCTACGTCCTCGGCGGCGCGATCAACTCCGGTTCCGAGTCGTACGTGACCTACCTGCTGCCCGGAATCCTGCTGATCACCATCGCGTCCGGCATCGCCTACACCGCGTTCCGGCTTTTCCTGGACCTGAAGGGCGGCATCTTCGAACGCTTCCAGTCCATGCCGATCGCCCGCTCGGCGGTGCTGTGGGCGCACGTGCTGACGTCGGTGATCGCGAACCTGATCTCGGTCGCCGTCGTGGTGCTCGTCGCGTTCGCGATGGGCTTCCGCACCAGCGCGGGGCCGCTGGCCTGGCTCGCGGTGCTCGGCATCGTGGTGCTGTTCACCCTGGCGCTGACCTGGGTCGCGGTGATCCCCGGGCTCACCGCGAAATCGGCGGACGGCGCGAGCGCGTTCTCGTACCCGCTCATCTTCCTGCCGTTCGTCAGCTCGGCCTTCGTGCCCACCGGGACCATGCCAGGGCCGGTGCGCGCGTTCGCCGAGCATCAGCCGGTGACGTCGATCGTGAACACCATCCGGGATCTGTTCGCGGAGCGTCCGGTGGGGAGCGGGATCTGGACTGCGCTGGCGTGGTGTGTGGGGATTTTGGTGGTGGCGTATGTCTTCGCGAATGTGATTTATCGGCGGAAGATTTCCTGA